A portion of the Cryptomeria japonica chromosome 5, Sugi_1.0, whole genome shotgun sequence genome contains these proteins:
- the LOC131875847 gene encoding UDP-glycosyltransferase 74E1-like encodes MKKPHVVVFPCAVQGHINPLMEFAKRLVCRNLMVTFVTTEKVKERMAQAQDGAASANSALQNIRIETISDGLTPDLDRKKSTDTEIDLLKKFGSVSFEHLIERLNAQGQRVSCIVYDSFLDWVPLIAKKFVIPVAFFWTQSCAVYSIYYHYRKRSGLPYSLTAYYLLLPPPVYIDHQRNEEDESGNDMNVKVISGLPELHLSDLPSFLQSSNPYPSILRLALDQFNIISQATWILGNSFTELEVAEIKSMESFIRIRTVGPLVPSSFLEGNNLKDIDVGAHLWKTTNCMSWLNTKGESTVIYVSFGSLAVLSKEQIHEIAFGLKASGHSFLWVIRPSDSEEENDTTENLPEGFLEETSGKGLVVSWCPQMMVLSHSSIALFMTHCGWNSMLESLSLGVPMLAFPQWSDQPTNAKYIEQHWKIGIKLNKRENGLVGRKEVCKLIKEVMETKQGVKLRKNALWWKTLAMKSMKNGGSSEKNIEAFVEEVRNSASLMPFTSYDIDNISLNLLSSV; translated from the exons ATGAAGAAGCCTCATGTAGTGGTGTTCCCTTGTGCAGTGCAGGGCCATATAAATCCATTAATGGAGTTTGCCAAGAGGCTTGTCTGCAGAAACCTCATGGTGACCTTTGTCACCACTGAGAAAGTTAAAGAGCGCATGGCACAAGCTCAGGATGGTGCTGCTTCTGCCAACTCAGCTTTGCAGAATATCAGGATTGAAACTATTTCAGATGGGCTTACTCCTGATCTCGACAGGAAGAAAAGTACAGATACGGAAATAGATCTGCTGAAAAAGTTTGGAAGTGTTTCATTTGAACATCTAATAGAGAGGCTCAATGCTCAAGGCCAGAGAGTCTCTTGCATAGTGTATGACTCTTTTCTGGATTGGGTTCCATTAATAGCAAAGAAATTTGTTATTCCTGTGGCATTTTTTTGGACCCAGTCTTGTGCAGTTTATTCCATCTATTATCATTATAGAAAAAGAAGTG GACTGCCTTACAGCCTAACAGCTTATTATTTGCTTTTACCACCACCTGTTTACATAGACCATCAAA gGAATGAAGAAGATGAATCAGGGaatgatatgaatgtgaaagtaaTATCTGGACTTCCAGAACTACATCTATCAGATCTACCATCATTTCTACAATCTTCAAATCCCTACCCATCTATTTTGAGGTTGGcactggatcaattcaatatcattTCTCAAGCGACATGGATATTAGGAAACTCTTTCACTGAACTCGAAGTGGCAGAAATAAAATCCATGGAATCATTCATTCGAATTAGAACAGTGGGCCCTCTAGTTCCATCATCTTTTTTAGAGGGAAACAATCTTAAAGACATAGATGTTGGTGCACATCTATGGAAAACGACAAATTGCATGAGTTGGCTCAATACGAAAGGGGAGTCAACTGTAATATATGTTTCCTTTGGGAGCTTAGCTGTCCTTTCTAAAGAGCAAATCCATGAAATAGCATTTGGACTTAAGGCTAGTGGTCATTCCTTCTTATGGGTAATACGTCCAAGTGATAGCGAAGAAGAAAATGACACTACAGAAAATTTGCCAGAAGGTTTCTTAGAGGAAACTAGTGGGAAAGGATTAGTGGTGTCTTGGTGTCCGCAAATGATGGTGCTTTCTCATTCCTCTATAGCATTGTTTATGACCCATTGTGGATGGAATTCGATGCTAGAGAGCCTTAGTTTAGGGGTACCAATGCTAGCATTTCCTCAATGGAGTGATCAACCAACTAATGCAAAATACATAGAGCAACATTGGAAGATAGGTATAAAATTGAATAAGAGAGAGAATGGTTTGGTTGGGAGGAAAGAAGTGTGTAAATTAATCAAGGAAGTTATGGAAACCAAACAAGGAGTTAAACTAAGAAAAAATGCTTTGTGGTGGAAGACATTAGCTATGAAATCCATGAAGAATGGTGGATCTTCAGAGAAAAATATTGAGGCTTTTGTTGAGGAAGTTAGAAATAGTGCATCACTAATGCCTTTCACATCATATGATATAGACAATATTAGTTTGAATCTACTATCAAGTGTTTAA